From the Micromonospora echinospora genome, the window GCAGACCCGAGCCTACGCCCATGCGATGGCGGTCGCGGTCGGGGCGGGAAGCCCGGACTACATCGCCGACGTGCGCATGGCGCGACAGCAGATGCTGGAGGGGCCTGACGCGCCTCGCTTCGTGGTTGTGGTGGACGCTCGAGCTCTGCTGTTCCGCGCGTTCCCGGTCGAGGTGTCCCGAGGTCAGATCCAGCATCTGACGGGCTTGGTGGACCATCCCAACATCGAGCTCGGTGTCGTCCCGATCGGCGTGCAGCACCCAGTCGTAGCAGCTCAGGGGTTCACCATTTTCGACTTCCGGTCCGGCCTCAGCCCTCGCACTGTATGGATCGAGTCGCCTGGAGGTGACTGCTACTTCAGCGAGGAGGCTGCTGTCGCCCGGTTTGAGAAGGCGTTTACGGGGCTGAAGTCCGTTGCACTGCACGGCAATCATGTCGTTGAATACCTCAATGCTCTCGATGTTGAGGTCGAGCGCCTTGACGCCATCGTTCCCGGAGTGGGAGGAAGCTGATGTCATCAGTGGGGTTCGCAGGCGCGACGTGGCGAAAGAGCAGCGTGAGCGGCGACACGGGCTGCGTAGAGGCCGCGTTCGTCGAGGAGGAGGTGGGGGTGCGGGACTCAAAACTGTCTGACGACAGCTCCGTCCTAGTCTTCACACGGCACGAGTGGGCGGTGTTCTTGCATGGCGTGGGCAAAGGTGAGTTCGGTCGCCCCGCAGCCTGAAAGCACCCGGCCAGTACCATCGGACCGGCCGGCTGCTGCCGACCGGCGGCGTCAGATCCGTCCACTGTTGGCTGCGGTCGCTGTCTCCGTCGCAGGCGACGGAGCGTTCATCGCCGCCGCGCCGCTGCTGGCTTCGACGCTCACAGCCGATCCGCTTGCGATCTCCGCTGTGAGCGCGGCCTTCTATCTGCCATGGCTGGCCCTCGGGCTGCCTGCTGGAGCGCTCGCGGACAGGTGGCCACGCCGTCGAGTGCTCGTGATTGCCGACCTCGTCCGCGCGGTGCTGATCGGGCTGCTGGTCGCAGCGCTGGCGCTCGGTTGGGCGAGCATTCCGCTGCTGATCACGGTCGTCTTCGCGGTGGGTGTCGCCCAGTGCTTCTTCGACGCCGCGTCGCAGGCGGTGATCCCGATGATCATCGGCAGGGACGGGGATAACCTGAGCAAGGTCAACGGCCGGTACTGGGCGCTGGACACCACGGGACGGTCGCTGGTGGGTCCGCCTCTCGGCTCGTTGACGTTCTCAGTCGGCCGGTCTCTGCCGTTCGCCGTCGACGCGGTCTCGTTCCTGGTCTCGGCGGCACTGGTGCGGATGGTGCCCGATGTGCGGTCTGAGCAGCCGGCCCGTCAGCCGTTGTGGGCGTCGATTCGTGAAGGCATGCGCCACCTGTTCAGAACACCGGACCTTCGCGTCCTCGCGGTCGCGATGGGTGTGTTCAACCTCGGCTATTTCATGGTCATGGGGACGTTCGTGCTCTATGCCCAACGCACACTTCACCTTCCGAACGCGGCCTACGGGGCTCTGCTGGCCGCGATGGCGGTGGGTGGGATCGTCGCTGCGGCCAATGCTCGCCGCCTGATCGCGGGTTTGGCGTACCGCAAGGTGCAGGCTGCCGCAATGACTGTCCAGGCGGGGGTGTGGCTGGTGGCGATGCTGACAGGCAACGTCTGGGTGATAGCAGCGCTGTTCGTGGTCTACGGCGCGGCGGCAAGTCTGGCGTCCGTCGCTGTCGGCTCAGCTCGGCAGGCGCTGTCACCGGACGGCTTGATCGGAAGGGTGGTCGCGGCGTTCCGGATTCTGGGCCTGGGCGGGGCGGGACTCGGTGCGCTTGTCGGCGGCGCGGTGGCGAAGTCGGCCGGGCTGGACGCGACCTTCGTTGTCGCTGCGGTGGTGCTGGTCGTGGCCGCGTTTTTCACCTGGCCGAGTAGACGGCAGCCGAATCAGGCGAACGATCACGAAGGGGTGCGGTCGGGCGCCCTCACTTGAGCCCTTTACCGCCGTCCGTATCGCGCAGCTTGAGGCCGGCAGACATTCCAGGCAACCGTGGGTCATCGCCATAGAAGATGCCGTGCAGCGAGACGATGCGGCGGCAGGTCGCGGCGTAGGAGGCCATGCCCTGCCGCCGGATCATCGGGATGAGCGTGCTGGATACGGAGAGGACCGCGCGCAGGAAGCCCGCGTAAGCACGTGGGACGTCGAACGCCTTCAGCTGCGACTCGACCTCGCTGAGCAGCTCGTCGCATGCGGCGTCCAAGTCGATGCCGCCGGTGCGGGGTTGCTGTAGACCGATGTACCGCAGACTGTTCAACACCTTTTCGCGCAGCCGTGAGGCACCCACGGTGGCCAGCGCGGTAGCACGGAGATCCTTGCCGAGCGGTGAGGACAGCAGCGCGGCGCGGACGAGGCACGGCTCGACATCAGCCGGCGCGTCGGCGAGTGAGGCACCGGTGTAGCGCGAGAGCTTGCGTCCCGCCGTGTCCAGCAGCGTGCCGTGCTGAACGATCACGGCGGGCAGTGCGCCGGGTCGGTTGGCGGCCAGGAGCGTCAACAGCCACTTGCGCTGGATATCGAATCCGGCCGCGGCCACGATCGGGCCGTCAAGGCCGAGGCGGCGCAGCAGGCTTGGCCCGAGAGCACCAACCAGCCGCGGATCGAGGATCTCGCCGTCATGTAGCGGGGAAGGGACGCCGAGATTCCGCCGAGGGTGACCGACTCGAATCAACGGATGGACGTCGGCGAGGCTGCGCAGACGGCGGATGCCATAGCCGGGCACCCATTCGACGGTGGCCGCGCGACGGAACACCTCGTCAAGGTCGACGGGTAAGAACCAGTCCCATGTGGTTCGCACACGCAGCTTGCCACCACAGGTGAAGCAGTGCTCGGTATCGGCGCTCGGCGGGAGGGCGA encodes:
- a CDS encoding helix-turn-helix domain-containing protein; the protein is MGAELRRVRENLGWSGERVADSLEWSQSKVSRIETGATAFTVRDVDRLLGLYGVDPDIRAELLAATAEENGEGSWITIAGGWGRRQGAVAALESTTREIRQYQPVVVPGLLQTRAYAHAMAVAVGAGSPDYIADVRMARQQMLEGPDAPRFVVVVDARALLFRAFPVEVSRGQIQHLTGLVDHPNIELGVVPIGVQHPVVAAQGFTIFDFRSGLSPRTVWIESPGGDCYFSEEAAVARFEKAFTGLKSVALHGNHVVEYLNALDVEVERLDAIVPGVGGS
- a CDS encoding DUF397 domain-containing protein, with the protein product MSSVGFAGATWRKSSVSGDTGCVEAAFVEEEVGVRDSKLSDDSSVLVFTRHEWAVFLHGVGKGEFGRPAA
- a CDS encoding MFS transporter, which codes for MAWAKVSSVAPQPESTRPVPSDRPAAADRRRQIRPLLAAVAVSVAGDGAFIAAAPLLASTLTADPLAISAVSAAFYLPWLALGLPAGALADRWPRRRVLVIADLVRAVLIGLLVAALALGWASIPLLITVVFAVGVAQCFFDAASQAVIPMIIGRDGDNLSKVNGRYWALDTTGRSLVGPPLGSLTFSVGRSLPFAVDAVSFLVSAALVRMVPDVRSEQPARQPLWASIREGMRHLFRTPDLRVLAVAMGVFNLGYFMVMGTFVLYAQRTLHLPNAAYGALLAAMAVGGIVAAANARRLIAGLAYRKVQAAAMTVQAGVWLVAMLTGNVWVIAALFVVYGAAASLASVAVGSARQALSPDGLIGRVVAAFRILGLGGAGLGALVGGAVAKSAGLDATFVVAAVVLVVAAFFTWPSRRQPNQANDHEGVRSGALT